Proteins encoded in a region of the Planococcus shixiaomingii genome:
- a CDS encoding heptaprenylglyceryl phosphate synthase, translating into MDFQTWRHVFKLDPAKSISDEHLERICESGTDAILIGGSDNVTLDNVLDLMARVRRYSVPVALEVSVLDSVTPGFDFYFIPTVLNSENPLWIKGMHHEAIREYGDIMDWEELVPEGYCILNANCKAAKLTEAKTDLPLEDVIAYARMAEHFFRLPIFYLEYSGMYGDINVVEQVKEQLSKTKLFYGGGIDSPEKAREMAAAADTVVVGNIIYENLNKAIETVQAVAETERQSL; encoded by the coding sequence TTGGACTTTCAAACGTGGCGCCATGTATTTAAATTAGATCCGGCAAAATCAATTTCTGATGAACATTTGGAACGAATTTGCGAATCCGGGACTGATGCCATCTTGATTGGCGGCAGTGATAATGTCACACTCGACAATGTCCTTGATTTAATGGCGAGAGTTCGCCGCTATAGCGTACCGGTGGCATTGGAAGTTTCCGTCCTTGATTCAGTGACGCCTGGGTTTGATTTTTATTTTATTCCGACGGTGCTGAACAGTGAAAATCCATTATGGATAAAGGGAATGCATCATGAGGCGATTCGGGAGTACGGCGATATCATGGACTGGGAAGAACTTGTTCCGGAAGGCTATTGCATTTTGAATGCCAACTGCAAAGCGGCCAAGTTGACAGAAGCGAAAACCGATCTGCCTTTGGAAGATGTCATTGCATATGCACGGATGGCCGAACATTTTTTCCGCTTGCCGATCTTCTATTTGGAATACAGCGGAATGTACGGCGATATTAATGTGGTTGAACAAGTCAAAGAACAACTGTCTAAAACAAAATTATTTTACGGCGGCGGCATCGACTCGCCCGAAAAAGCGCGTGAAATGGCAGCGGCGGCTGACACGGTCGTTGTTGGGAATATCATATACGAGAATTTAAATAAAGCGATTGAAACTGTCCAAGCTGTTGCGGAAACAGAGCGTCAATCGTTATAA
- the pcrA gene encoding DNA helicase PcrA — MEIITKNLLKGMNPEQEQAVKTTEGPLLIMAGAGSGKTRVLTHRIAYLVLEKQVYPSNILAITFTNKAAREMRNRIDGLLGHGTGERMWVSTFHSMCVRILRRDIDRMGFSKSFSILDTTDQLSVIKNVLKEQNLDPKKYEPRTMLNAISSSKNECIDAAEFAANMNQHNPYEKTVSDVYTAYEKRLKKNQSLDFDDLIMTTLKLFNTVPEVLEFYQNKFHYIHVDEYQDTNNAQYQLVQKLASKFKNICVVGDSDQSIYRWRGADIKNILSFEKDYPNAKVIMLEQNYRSTKRILQAANDVIQKNTSRYPKELRTDNAEGPAITLHKAGDERQEAQFVVQTIQKLMDEEDYKTSDFAILYRTNAQSRIMEEMFVKSNMHYTIVGGTKFYDRKEIKDLLAYLRLIANNDDDLSLARVINEPKRGIGATSFERMARFAIDQDRTIMDSLQEVDFMGLSPKTAQTVMEFRSMIDGFTQMQEFLSVTELVEEVLKKSGYRQMLQADKTIEGESRLENIEEFLTVTKAFEKQSDDKSLVAFLTDLALISDIDSLDDEEETDGPIILMTMHAAKGLEFPVVFIIGLEENVFPHSRSNNDDEEMEEERRLAYVGITRAEKRLYLTHASSRTLFGKSSYNMPSRFISEISEELIESTVAHHRAGATTSYKQAPRRAAVSRPAYQSSGGDKLGWKPGDRAKHKKWGTGTVVSVKGEGEQTELDIAFPTPVGIKRLLAKFAPIEKV; from the coding sequence ATGGAAATCATTACAAAGAATTTACTCAAAGGGATGAACCCTGAACAAGAACAAGCAGTTAAAACGACGGAAGGCCCGTTATTGATCATGGCCGGTGCAGGATCTGGAAAAACGCGGGTGCTGACGCATCGTATTGCTTATTTAGTGCTGGAAAAACAAGTTTACCCATCCAATATTTTGGCAATTACATTTACAAACAAAGCAGCGCGTGAAATGCGCAACCGGATTGACGGTTTGCTTGGACACGGGACAGGCGAACGCATGTGGGTCTCGACATTCCACTCGATGTGCGTACGTATTTTGCGCCGGGACATCGACCGCATGGGCTTTAGCAAAAGCTTTTCGATTTTGGATACAACCGATCAATTGTCGGTGATTAAAAATGTCTTGAAAGAGCAAAACTTGGATCCGAAGAAATACGAACCACGCACGATGCTGAACGCTATTTCGTCGTCGAAAAACGAATGCATCGATGCAGCGGAATTTGCAGCGAATATGAATCAGCACAATCCGTATGAAAAAACGGTATCAGATGTATATACAGCTTATGAGAAGCGTCTGAAAAAAAACCAGTCACTCGATTTTGATGATTTGATCATGACGACTTTGAAATTGTTCAACACGGTTCCTGAAGTGCTGGAATTCTATCAAAACAAATTCCATTACATTCACGTGGATGAATACCAAGATACGAACAATGCGCAGTATCAGCTTGTCCAAAAGCTTGCGAGCAAGTTTAAGAATATATGTGTAGTAGGCGACTCCGATCAATCGATTTATCGTTGGCGCGGAGCGGATATCAAAAATATCTTATCGTTTGAAAAAGATTATCCGAATGCCAAAGTAATTATGCTTGAGCAAAATTACCGATCTACAAAACGGATTTTACAAGCGGCAAACGACGTCATCCAGAAAAACACCAGCCGCTATCCGAAAGAATTGCGGACTGACAACGCGGAAGGCCCGGCGATCACTTTGCATAAAGCGGGCGATGAGCGCCAAGAAGCGCAGTTTGTGGTTCAGACCATCCAAAAGTTGATGGATGAAGAAGACTACAAAACTTCCGATTTTGCGATTTTGTACCGGACCAATGCCCAGTCGCGGATCATGGAGGAAATGTTCGTGAAGTCGAACATGCATTACACGATTGTCGGCGGCACGAAGTTCTATGACCGCAAAGAAATTAAGGACTTGCTGGCTTATTTGCGCTTAATTGCCAATAATGATGATGATTTGTCATTGGCACGCGTTATCAATGAACCGAAACGCGGCATCGGGGCTACATCTTTCGAACGTATGGCGCGCTTTGCCATCGATCAGGACCGCACCATCATGGATTCGCTGCAGGAAGTCGACTTTATGGGCTTGTCGCCGAAGACAGCACAGACGGTAATGGAATTCCGATCGATGATCGACGGTTTTACGCAAATGCAGGAATTTTTGTCGGTGACGGAATTGGTGGAAGAAGTATTAAAAAAATCCGGCTATCGCCAAATGCTGCAAGCAGACAAAACAATTGAAGGCGAGAGCCGATTAGAGAATATAGAAGAGTTTTTAACCGTAACAAAAGCGTTTGAAAAACAAAGTGATGATAAATCGCTGGTGGCATTCTTGACGGATTTGGCGCTGATCTCAGATATCGATTCACTTGATGATGAAGAAGAAACAGACGGCCCAATCATCTTGATGACCATGCACGCGGCGAAGGGACTGGAGTTTCCGGTAGTCTTCATCATCGGACTTGAAGAAAACGTCTTCCCGCATTCCCGCTCCAATAACGACGATGAGGAAATGGAAGAAGAACGCCGGCTTGCTTACGTGGGAATCACACGTGCTGAAAAGCGGTTGTATTTGACGCATGCTTCATCGCGCACCTTATTCGGCAAAAGCAGCTACAATATGCCATCCCGTTTTATCAGTGAAATTTCCGAAGAGTTGATTGAATCGACTGTTGCTCACCATAGAGCTGGTGCAACGACAAGCTATAAACAAGCGCCAAGACGTGCAGCGGTATCTCGCCCTGCTTATCAGTCATCAGGCGGCGACAAATTGGGCTGGAAACCAGGAGACCGTGCGAAACATAAAAAATGGGGCACTGGAACTGTGGTTAGCGTGAAAGGCGAAGGAGAACAAACAGAACTGGATATTGCCTTCCCGACCCCTGTCGGCATCAAACGGCTGCTGGCGAAGTTCGCACCGATTGAAAAAGTATAA
- the ligA gene encoding NAD-dependent DNA ligase LigA, translating into MDRLEAEQRVIELNEQLRGYGHAYYVLDKPAVPDAVYDQLLQELINLETMYPDLIFPDSPTQRIGGTPLSNFDKVTHEQPMLSLSNAFNEEDIRDFDRRVRSGAGDEIEYVCELKIDGLAVSLTYENGKFIRGATRGDGRIGEDITVNLRTVRTIPLKLKKPVSIEVRGEVFMPEKSFLQLNEERAERGEELFANPRNAAAGSLRQLDSKITASRNLDVFIYGIGGDGESYGLGEHEKTLQYVAELGFKTNNERQVCRSVEEVLAFIEKWTEKRSDLSYEIDGIVIKVNRYLQQQELGFTAKSPKWATAYKFPAEEVLSTLRDIELSVGRTGVVTPTAILDPVLVAGSTVQRASLHNEDLIREKDIRIGDKVIVRKAGDVIPEIVASLKEQRTGKELPFEMPKTCPACDAELVRIEGEVALRCVNPKCPAQITEGLIHFVSRNAMNIDGLGVKVIEQLYREGLIADISDIYKLTKEQLLNLERMGEKSASNLIAAIDASRSNSMEKLLFGLGIRHVGEKGARILSEHFGSMEKLMEATVEELKEIHEIGDKMADSLVAYFAAEEVRELMERLAAANVNLTYTGKRIRVEAGTNAFAGKKIVLTGKLEKMTRNEAGAKIEALGGQLSGSVSKKTDLLIAGEEAGSKLAKAMELKVDVWDEERLIEELNK; encoded by the coding sequence ATGGATCGTTTAGAAGCAGAACAACGGGTAATTGAATTGAACGAACAACTCCGTGGCTATGGCCATGCTTATTATGTGCTGGATAAACCGGCTGTTCCCGATGCGGTTTATGATCAATTGCTCCAAGAATTGATCAATTTGGAAACGATGTATCCGGATTTGATTTTTCCGGATTCCCCAACCCAGCGTATCGGCGGAACACCGCTTTCCAATTTTGACAAAGTCACACACGAGCAGCCGATGCTCAGCTTGTCGAACGCTTTCAATGAAGAAGATATCCGTGATTTTGACCGCCGCGTCCGCAGCGGAGCGGGTGACGAAATCGAATATGTCTGCGAACTGAAAATTGATGGCTTAGCCGTTTCGTTAACATACGAAAACGGCAAGTTTATCCGCGGCGCTACACGCGGCGACGGCCGAATCGGAGAAGACATTACCGTCAATTTACGGACTGTCCGAACGATTCCTTTGAAATTGAAAAAACCTGTCTCTATTGAGGTGCGCGGAGAAGTGTTCATGCCGGAAAAATCGTTTCTGCAATTAAACGAGGAACGCGCAGAACGCGGCGAAGAACTATTTGCTAACCCAAGGAATGCAGCAGCGGGGTCACTCCGCCAGCTGGATTCGAAAATTACAGCTAGCCGCAATCTGGATGTCTTCATTTATGGAATTGGCGGAGACGGCGAATCGTACGGGTTAGGCGAACATGAAAAAACGCTTCAATATGTTGCTGAACTTGGCTTTAAGACGAATAATGAGCGCCAAGTGTGCCGCAGCGTTGAAGAAGTTCTGGCGTTCATCGAAAAATGGACGGAAAAACGTTCTGATTTATCTTATGAAATCGACGGCATTGTCATCAAAGTGAACCGTTATCTTCAGCAACAGGAACTAGGTTTCACGGCGAAGAGCCCGAAATGGGCAACTGCCTATAAATTCCCTGCTGAAGAAGTGTTGAGCACATTGCGTGACATCGAATTAAGTGTAGGACGGACAGGCGTCGTCACACCGACCGCTATTTTGGATCCGGTATTGGTTGCGGGATCGACTGTACAACGAGCTTCGCTACATAATGAAGACTTGATTCGCGAAAAAGACATCCGCATCGGCGATAAGGTAATTGTCCGCAAAGCGGGAGACGTCATCCCGGAAATCGTTGCTTCCTTGAAAGAGCAGCGCACTGGAAAGGAACTTCCTTTCGAAATGCCAAAAACTTGCCCGGCATGCGATGCAGAACTTGTCCGGATTGAAGGAGAAGTGGCGCTTCGCTGCGTTAATCCGAAATGCCCGGCGCAAATTACAGAAGGGCTCATTCATTTTGTGTCACGAAATGCCATGAACATTGATGGATTGGGTGTCAAAGTCATTGAGCAATTGTACCGTGAAGGGCTGATTGCCGACATTTCCGATATTTATAAGCTGACGAAAGAGCAATTGCTGAATTTAGAGCGGATGGGTGAAAAATCAGCTTCGAATTTAATTGCTGCCATCGATGCTTCAAGATCGAATTCAATGGAGAAATTATTGTTCGGACTCGGCATTCGCCACGTAGGAGAAAAAGGCGCGCGCATCTTGTCCGAGCATTTTGGATCTATGGAAAAACTGATGGAAGCGACTGTCGAGGAATTGAAGGAAATTCATGAAATCGGCGACAAAATGGCGGATTCGCTTGTAGCTTATTTTGCGGCTGAAGAAGTTCGCGAATTAATGGAACGTTTAGCCGCAGCAAACGTCAATTTAACATACACTGGAAAACGCATCCGCGTAGAAGCTGGAACCAACGCTTTTGCCGGCAAGAAAATCGTCTTAACAGGAAAATTGGAAAAGATGACTCGAAATGAAGCCGGAGCCAAAATTGAGGCGCTCGGCGGACAACTTTCCGGCAGTGTCAGCAAAAAGACCGATTTGTTGATTGCGGGCGAAGAAGCTGGTTCAAAATTGGCGAAAGCGATGGAATTGAAAGTGGATGTTTGGGACGAAGAACGTCTCATCGAGGAATTGAACAAATAA